Part of the Vigna angularis cultivar LongXiaoDou No.4 chromosome 1, ASM1680809v1, whole genome shotgun sequence genome, TCCCAGTATTACTGTCAGAAGAAGTGTATCCTGAAGATCTTATGCTGGTGATTCCAATAGTGAATTGTGAGTACGGGTCTTGGGAATCCTGGAAATAGTCTTCCTTTTCAGATAGATTTCTAGGAGACTCTGATTGAGTTTGGGTAGGAGTTtttctggtttcatgtgttgagGGTACTGATGTTCTGGGTTTTTGTTTGATTCTAAAGGCTGTAGCGGTTGGTAATGAATAAGTTTGTTTGGACTTATGAATCATAGAGGAAGAAGGTTGGAAAAAAGGTCGAAATCGGGTGAAGGGAGGAGGGCTGAAAAGATCAGAGAAAGATAATTGtttatgtttcattttttattctatgtAATGGTCCAAATCTTGGAGTTGTGCTTTTAGCTTCTTGATTTCTCTTTCTTTGGCCTGAGAGGTTTCACCAAAAGTGGTCCTTTTCCATTCTTCTTCTAGGCGGGAAATTTCAGCTGTAAGATAAACATAAtgttctttcattctttcaaaaAGATGCTCTAATCGGGCATCTGTATTCTTCATTTGTGATGAAAGTCCATCTATCTTTTGATCAATTCTTCTGAGCATAAAGTTTTGAACTTTAGCGTTTTCTGTTTGTCAATTAAGCACTTCTTCAGCTTGGGTTAAAGGCTTAGATCTCCCATCAGGTCCTATTTCCGAGGAGGGGATATTTGGCTTCTGATCCTGGTGGTAGGATCTACTATTCTTTCTAGAGAGGGAAATTCTTGTTCATAGTTGGaatcaaaaatcataaaataggGGATCTGAGGCTGAGGGATTTCTTGAGGGGAAGAGAACCTTCCTTCTGTTCCCAGGATTTCTGCACATCTTTTTTGAAACCACAAAGGATCTGGTTCTTTGGGTTTGTGTAGGCCAATCCATGGTCCAGAGCTGGGATCAGATCTTCTCCTAGGAGGAGGAGATGGTCTACAGTAGTCTTCATGGTCTGTATCCTTATCTTCCTCATCTAACTCGTCATCGTTGGAGCTATCATCATCTTTGATGCATTCACAATCTAGGTCACACATAGAAGGATCAATATCCCATATGAAATGACCATTGACTTTGTCTGTGAATATAGGTTTTCCATCAGGAAGAACTCCCCAGATAGGgatttttctttcctttgtaACTGGACGGATCATCATAGACTGAAAAAATCTGGGAGGAGCTGGTACTTTCTTCATCTCCTAGTTGCTTGAAGATGGTTCTGACTGTCCCATCTACAAACCTCCTAAAAGTGGCTTCAGAAGTCTGGAGAGGTTTTCTATTTTCATGTAACTTCTCATAATTAGTCACCCATTGTAGAGGAATCAGTTTCTCTAACTACTGTCTAGTAATGTTTTTGGGGATTTAGACTATTGATGGGCTTTCTTCATGGGGGTTAGCCATAACAAATAGAGTGTTTTCACTACTGGAGGGTAAGGATAGGTTGACTGCATGATTCTGTAACTTATAAATAATCTGATGATGTAGTGTTGCACAAAGCGCTTCAGCTACTCTTCCGGCTCCCGTGATCTGAACTTGGACTTTGAGTCTTTGAGGCAAGGTTGGATCTCTTAGGCTAACATTGTAGTTGGGAAACATAGTGAGAACTACACTTCCTGCATGTAAGGTAGTCAGAACTGTTCCTATGACAGCATTTTCATAGTGGAGAAAACTGGAATCCAAGAGAGAGACTCTGGCAGAGACAGGAAGACCTCTTCTTCCATGAAGGGAAAGGATAACTCTGATGGCTCCATAATGAAGGTGAGTGTATCCTTCATATTGTCAATGCCTGATTAATTCTTTAGGTATCTCTATTGTAACATATTGTTCTTCAGGTGTAGCTACAAGAGAACATTGTTCCATCCTAGAGGATTGAACATACTCTTTTTCAGGAGGTCTTCGGGAGGTTATGAGTCTGGCGATAGATCTAATGGAAGATCTTCGTCTTTTGAAAACATTGTACGGACTAAGCAGAGGAGTTGAGGACTCGGAAATCTGCGCATCTTCAAGGACATATGAATATTCTATTAGGTTTTCGATTTTTGAAGAGAGCATTTTGGAGATATTGTCTGGTAGAGATAAGGAGGAGTTTAGGAGAATAGGTTGTGATTCGGTAGTTATTTCCATGGGTTAGATGTCTCCCTCTACTCACCCTATTTCATATTATATCATGGTTTCTGCTTTTAGAGAAGTCAAGGAAGTAAGctagctatatatatatatatatatatattttgatctataaaaaataacatcaaataatattagattgatgaaattttttataaataggatccatctaaacaaaaattcaactTAACATTGATAAAACAAGTATCCAAACAAATACGATCAAACGAAACGaaataaagtaaattctcaTGGAGATCATTTTAAAGTAAATTCTATAAGAAGATTACAGTTTCATTGGTTGCAAAAATGGGAATGCTGTCACTAGTTACTGTCACACTGTTACTGCTGTAAACACATATtgtagaataataataataatagtggtTAAAAAGAAGTAAGTATACAGAAAGAAAATGGAATATAAGGTTGGTGTAATTTATCTTGCTGATGGGAGGCAACCATTTGAAACGTCAGGGCTCTGAATTTCAAGAAAGTTTGTGAGTAAAGTTTTGCGTGAAGAGTGTGGCTTTGAAGTGCTGCTAcctgaaaatgatgatgatgatgatgatttaaGCTTATTTTCTGTTCCTTGTTCTATCTTGATAGCATCTTGTATAGCCAAAATGATTTCTTGCATCCTTGGCCTTGAGGCACCATGGTGTTCCACACATTGCATGGCTATTTCAACCACCCTCCAAATGGATTCAGTTTTAGCATTCCCATTCAGAGAAGGATCAATGATGCTCATTGCATCTCCTTTTCGAGTTAATGATCTAGCCTGCAAAAATTCAACCCCCAAAATCTCAATGCTCATTTTTCATCCAAGTCTGCAACATCTACGACATACCAATGAAAGGGACACATACCCATTGAACAATGTTCATTTCAGCACCGTAATCTTCAGATGACACAGGTTTCTTTCCAGATATCAGTTCCAGCAGAACAACTCCAAAACTGTATACGTCACTCTTTTCTGTCAATTGCTGGCTTGCATAGTACCTGCATTTGTAGAGAATAAACACAATCTCAATTCGACACATTGTTGAGAAAACACAAAAACGCATGAGCCCCGTGACTTACTCAGGATCCAAGTAGCCCACAGTTCCTCTTGCAATGCTTGATACATGGGTTAAATCTTCTTCAGCTAGCCTAGAGAGTCCAAAGTCTGATACTTTTGCTCTCATATTTATGTCTAAAAGAATGTTACCTGTCTTTATATCACGATGAATGATGCTAGGATTGCATCCTGTGTGTAAGTATTCAACACCTGTACAATTCAAATCATACTCAACCCTCTTAACTTGGaagaaaaatactaatatatatcTGTCTGGAACCACCTTAAAATGACATGATATGTCTAGTTTTATGACATGTTTTCGCATGAATGTGACACTTCTAAATGTATGTCCTATTATATTGGGATATAGAAATCTTTTTCTGATCAACAAGAAAAATACTACAATTACTAATAAGAACTCAGAAGCACGTTAAACCATACTAAAATTACTTAAGCATCATGAAGGTAGTTGTTGATCAACCTTTAGCTGCATCTTCTGCAATACGAAGACGAGCTAACCAGTCCAAGTTCTTCTTCTTGGAACTCTCTGTTGTAACATTGAAAATATATGTCATGACacaaaattttactattaaGTAAATACAAGCATACGAGGTTGCGAGGTTAGTCAATAAACCATGAATGTGATCCCGTAATGTGCCATTGTGCATATACTCGTAGACCAGAATATGCTGACATTCTTCTTCACAATATCCAATCAAGGGAACCAAATTTCTGTGATGAATTCTGGATAAGAGGGCCACCTGCATATGTGATTCTATAATCAAATAACTGCACATTAAGGTTGGgatgtttacatttttttttcttttttggagaATGTCATACTAATGAACTTCATGGAATATAATACTTTTTGGTTGGTATAAACTTCTTATGGTAAAAAATACTCACAACAGAAATTGTGGTTAACCAGAATTCAAGTTTGAAAATATTGAAGGGACAAATTTGAACTCTACCTCGTTAACAAATTGCTGGTTTCCATGGCAGGACGATTCACTCATGCTCTTAACTGCAATTTCTTTTCCATCTCTCATTTTCCCATAGTAAACAGATCCAAAGCTTCCTTTGCCAATTTTCTCTGAAAAATTGTCAGTAGCTTCTTTCAACTCTGAGAGTGTAATATGGCAAGTAGTGTTTTCATCCATCAAACTTCCACCCCGAAGAAATGAGTATCCAGTTAAAGGTCTACTGTTACTGCGTCCAGAAATGCCTGTTGTAATGCTTGGTTAGAAGTTTGATTGTTGTCAAGTTTGTACAAAGTAATTAGAATTGCATTGGATGGCTAACCTTTTTCCTCACGTTTCTTTTGAGATGCCTTTCTCCGCGTATTGAGCAATAGCACCAAACTTACCAAGAAGAATATTAACAGGATCACTAGTACTCCAATTGAAATTCCCACCACCATCTTAAAATGCTTCTTGTTCCCTCTGTATAGTCCAGGATTACCTTCAAAGCTGGAACAGAAAGTAAATGTGTTATTTCAATCTTGGTACAAGTCTAGCTGAAAATTCCTAGTTCTATTATGTTCATACTGATTTTTTTTGGTCTAGTCAAATCATTGAGTATTTAAGAAAACTGcaattaaattatgttaaaaaacttGTGCTGTTGCTGAGCATACTTACctgaaaacaattttttcaGACACTAATCCAGCCGGTATTTCCCCACTAAATGAGTTGTTCTGTATGAACCTGTCACAAACTCACAGATGCTAACTAGGAAGAGTACTTGTATGttctaaaatttgaaatgagAAACATTTGGGAATAAGTGCTACATACAGTGCTTGTAAGCTTGGCAAACTACCAAGGTAAGACGATAATCGACCAGACAACTTGTTGTTCTCTAAGTGCCTGCATGTCATCAATTGAAAGAGGAAACTAAGAAAAAAGAGGACATAGAAAAGAATGCTTTTGGGTTTACGAAAGCTactaaatttgtcatcaatatgAACTGAACTTACACAATCTTTAGATTTATCAGTTTGCTCATGTCAGGTAGTGGTCCAGTAAGCAGGTTTCCATCTAACCACCTAAGCAAAACAGACAAAAGAAATCTCATTAAATCAAAAACTAGAAGCATTTCTATTTTGGAGATCGATGTACTTACAGCTCTGTCAGTGCTTCCATGTTGCCAAGCTCAGGTGGGATTTCACCTTTCACATTCCTTCTTGAAAGAATTCTATTACAAACAATTGCGATTAGTAAAAATTTGTGCAGTTTCAACTTCCATTAAATGTCTATAATAGCAGAACAATACAACAGTATTTCTCATTCTGTTTTTCCAACATTTTTTATGGAATCCAAATTTCTTAAGTATTCAAAAACTTGTGACAGGTATTAATGTTTCAGAGTACAGTAATTCACTTGCTATGAATCAAAATTTCCCACAGAAGTAATTAGAGATGTTACATTTTTGTTATTCTTGGCGGTGTGGTGGTACTACAATTCACCCATTCCCAAGGAGTTGGAACACAAGGATCACCTTCATTTGTCTGGGAACTTTCAGCAGACAATAACCGAAATGCATTTACAACGGTTGCTGCAAAGTTGAAGTCTGGTTAGAAATCAGTTTATCTGGCTCAGCATCAGCCATGTAATTTCACAAAAACTAACACTCAAAACTTACAGTCTTGTTTGTCTGTCTTTGAAGCAATCTCTACATATTTGCTTATTTCCAGTGCATTCAGAAGAGGTCCTCGGGTAGAATCTGGGGTCATAACAAAGgagaatgataaaacaaattctAGAGTAACATTCATATAACTTGGTTCATATAAAGTGTAGCTCCCATTGGCATTCTCAGCAATGTTGACCACTGCATTGCTATAGTCAGCTATATAAGGTTgctttaatttgaattttcgACTCTCATTCTTGTCCAAATCTTCAATCTCTGCAAAATATGCATAAGCTCGAGCATTGGCAGGGAAGTCTTCCAGGTTCAATCTGTAGCTGAGCACTCCTTTTCTGCCAACTACTGCAGTTTGCATTACTTTAACAGGTGGGTATTCTCTTGTCTCTACATCTATGTTCATTGCAGTGCCAATCCTTTCGGTGCCTGGGGCTACCCCAACAAGATAATTTTGCCTTCTAATTAGATCAGAATCCCAAATTCTATCATATGGATCATCCGGGTACCTGAGAAATACTTTTGTTTAACACTGGTGATCTTTTTCCTTAATAAGGTAACAAGGTTTTATACTTGTACTGATGCTTATTCTGAGATAAAATTTTGGAAACTCTTGTTTCAGTTATGTGCCAAAAAGCAAAATCTAACCAAGTACAACAAAAATGAGGTAGCTTTCATACCTGACAGCATCTTCAGTTGGTGCGCCAAAATTTATTCTTGCAGCAACTTCTAAGAAGAAATTGTCTTCAAAATCCGTGGCATACATTGAAAGATTGAAGGGTCGCAACTCAAGAGTGGAAATGAAGGGAGAACCAGTGGTAGCACAACACACACAGACATCAATAGAATTTGAGGGTGCCCTGATTATCATTTCCTTAACATATATTCTTGAGGCATCATATACTGACACAGTAGCCCACTTGGTTGCATCCAAGTAGAGCTGAAACTGAGGGTAAGTGTCCCCATTCTCCAAGCTTCCATACTGAAAAGTTGCTCTCACCAAGTACCTTCTTCTCTCCTCTGTGCTCAGCGTGTAACAGTACTTCTTGGTGTCTATGGGAAACTCTCTCCTCTTTTGATATTGCACCATGCTTCCATTTGGACTTTGCACTTCCACTGAAATGCCATGTTCCATGATCCCAGAGTCTGAGATCCATGCCAAACCCGTGCTGTTATCAGTGTAATTGCTTGATCCACCACAATCAATGCTCACAAACTCTGCATGAGAAGAAGTTAGATTCTGTGTTTTGTATCATTACATGAAACGATGGTAAGAAAAAGGAGGTTTCAGGAATCATGGTTCCTTCAACTGAAACTGAATCGAAAAGATGCATCTCTCACCTTCAGGTTGGCAAACAGCAAATGATGTCAGCAGAGGAGTTAAAACAAGAAGGAGAGAAGGTAAACCCATAGATGTaaggaagagaaaataataattttgctACCAGAATTTTAAGTGGTTGATTAATTTAACTGTTTGTTTGAGTTGAGTCAGTTCAGCATCTCAACTAGAACCAGCTTTCCCCCACTAATCAACTTTAACTTTATCGATTGATGACTTTGTTGAATGTTGATTATTCATTCACGTTCATGTCTTTTTCCGAGCTCATGTTGGGAATCTTGTTTTTCCAACAAAAGAAGATTTTAGgttcatcttttctttttcttttgcttttttttttctaaaaaggaGTGACACGAAAGGCACAGGCACAACCTACGAAACTCACCAATGCACTTGTTTTTGTTGTAAGAAACTCCTAAAAACATAGAACAATTTGTCTTCGGGCTATGGGACAACACGAAAACATACGATGTCGTTGTATCTTTGATCACAGATTTGGCCTCTTCATTTTTAGTTAGCATTATGTTACACACAGATTGTGTTTTGAGAGCACACCCTTTTAAGTTTATGATACATACAAGAGAATGTTAACGGAATTATGAGGTAATATGTTATGAATCGAAAAGGGCTTAAACCAAACTAAAAAAGGTGGCCAAAGGCGAATGATTGAAAAGGAGGGAGTGATTATAATGAAGATTGGAGGGCCATAAATTATGTACTTGGATTTGTGCTTTTTCTATACCCAAAAATCTTTGTTGGAATATCatggaattttttattttgaataaaatattattttaatcagtCTCACAATTTACTCTTACATAAATAGTTTATtcaaaaggagaaaaatgaaaagaaaaataatactatgGTGATGATGGCGAAGTGGACATGAAGAGAGACTAAGTCTAGAAGAGTGTGGTGTGGTCCTTCTCATATCTTCAGTGGTCAAAGCTACAGATTTC contains:
- the LOC108323866 gene encoding probable LRR receptor-like serine/threonine-protein kinase At1g67720 is translated as MGLPSLLLVLTPLLTSFAVCQPEEFVSIDCGGSSNYTDNSTGLAWISDSGIMEHGISVEVQSPNGSMVQYQKRREFPIDTKKYCYTLSTEERRRYLVRATFQYGSLENGDTYPQFQLYLDATKWATVSVYDASRIYVKEMIIRAPSNSIDVCVCCATTGSPFISTLELRPFNLSMYATDFEDNFFLEVAARINFGAPTEDAVRYPDDPYDRIWDSDLIRRQNYLVGVAPGTERIGTAMNIDVETREYPPVKVMQTAVVGRKGVLSYRLNLEDFPANARAYAYFAEIEDLDKNESRKFKLKQPYIADYSNAVVNIAENANGSYTLYEPSYMNVTLEFVLSFSFVMTPDSTRGPLLNALEISKYVEIASKTDKQDSTVVNAFRLLSAESSQTNEGDPCVPTPWEWVNCSTTTPPRITKIILSRRNVKGEIPPELGNMEALTELWLDGNLLTGPLPDMSKLINLKIVHLENNKLSGRLSSYLGSLPSLQALFIQNNSFSGEIPAGLVSEKIVFSFEGNPGLYRGNKKHFKMVVGISIGVLVILLIFFLVSLVLLLNTRRKASQKKREEKGISGRSNSRPLTGYSFLRGGSLMDENTTCHITLSELKEATDNFSEKIGKGSFGSVYYGKMRDGKEIAVKSMSESSCHGNQQFVNEVALLSRIHHRNLVPLIGYCEEECQHILVYEYMHNGTLRDHIHESSKKKNLDWLARLRIAEDAAKGVEYLHTGCNPSIIHRDIKTGNILLDINMRAKVSDFGLSRLAEEDLTHVSSIARGTVGYLDPEYYASQQLTEKSDVYSFGVVLLELISGKKPVSSEDYGAEMNIVQWARSLTRKGDAMSIIDPSLNGNAKTESIWRVVEIAMQCVEHHGASRPRMQEIILAIQDAIKIEQGTENKLKSSSSSSFSGSSTSKPHSSRKTLLTNFLEIQSPDVSNGCLPSAR